The following proteins come from a genomic window of Misgurnus anguillicaudatus chromosome 10, ASM2758022v2, whole genome shotgun sequence:
- the dhdds gene encoding dehydrodolichyl diphosphate synthase complex subunit DHDDS — protein sequence MSWIRETELSLLERLTANILRAGPMPKHVAFIMDGNRRYAQKRHVERQEGHTQGFDKLAETLRWCLNLGIHEVTVYAFSIENFKRSREEVDGLMELARQKFSRLLMEQENLEKHGVRIRVLGDLTLLPLDLQQVIAKAVVSTRAHNKCFLNVCFAYTSRYEIANAVKEMAWGVEQGLIKSSDVSEVLLSECLYSSNSPNPDLLIRTSGEVRLSDFLLWQTSYSCLAFQSVLWPEYSFWNLCEAILQYQLSYRSLQKAQELHREDQVLQQMEADRTCVAELLQQRGNGKPMDAQSQQTALINYTARREERVRCFLDALQHKRDTFLDDLSSQTVVA from the exons ATGTCGTGGATACGAGAGACTGAATTAAGTCTTCTCGAAAGGCTTACTGCTAACATCTTGAGG GCAGGACCCATGCCCAAACATGTGGCTTTTATCATGGATGGAAATCGACGTTATGCCCAAAAGAGACATGTGGAGAGACAGGAGGGCCACACTCAAGGCTTTGACAAACTGGCAGAG ACGCTTCGCTGGTGTCTGAACCTGGGTATCCATGAAGTCACAGTGTATGCATTCAGTATTGAAAACTTCAAGCGCTCCAGAGAAGAAGTGGATGGACTGATGGAGCTGGCCAGACAGAAATTCAGCCGCCTGCTGATGGAGCA agaGAATCTTGAGAAACATGGTGTACGTATTCGGGTTCTGGGTGATCTGACTCTTCTACCTCTAGATCTTCAGCAGGTCATCGCCAAAGCTGTGGTGTCCACCAGAGCTCACAACAA GTGTTTTCTGAATGTATGTTTTGCATACACATCAAGATATGAAATCGCAAATGCAGTCAAGGAAATGGCCTGGGGAGTCGAGCAGGGTTTAATAAAATCCAG TGATGTGTCTGAGGTCTTGCTCAGTGAGTGTCTGTACAGCAGTAACTCTCCAAACCCTGATCTGCTCATCCGTACGTCTGGAGAGGTGCGCTTAAGTGACTTCCTACTGTGGCAG ACCTCATATTCTTGCCTGGCGTTCCAATCTGTCCTGTGGCCAGAATATTCCTTCTGGAATCTGTGTGAAGCTATCTTGCAATACCAGTTAAGCTATCGATCTCTTCAG AAAGCTCAGGAGCTGCACAGAGAAGATCAAGTGTTACAGCAGATGGAAGCGGACCGTACGTGTGTAGCCGAACTCCTGCAGCAACGTGGGAATGGAAAACCGATGGACGCCCAGAGTCAACAGACAGCACTGATAAACTACACTGCCAGACGAGAGGAGAGGGTTCGCTGCTTTTTGGATGCCCTTCAGCACAAGCGAGACACTTTTTTAGATGATTTAAGCAGCCAGACGGTCGTTGCTTAG
- the hmgn2 gene encoding non-histone chromosomal protein HMG-17, with translation MPKRKIDGEKASKGKEEPTRRSARLSAKPASAKPEPKPKKAAPKKAAKGKKGNPAENGDAKADQAQKVEASADAK, from the exons ATGCCTAAAAGAAAG ATTGACGGAGAGAAAGCCTCCAAAGGCAAGGAGGAg CCAACAAGACGCTCTGCAAGGCTGTCTGCT AAGCCAGCTTCTGCTAAACCAGAACCAAAGCCCAAAAAAGCAGCCCCCAAG AAGGCGGCCAAGGGGAAGAAGGGCAACCCTGCTGAAAATGGGGATGCCAAGGCAGATCAG GCACAGAAGGTTGAAGCTTCTGCTGATGCCAAATGA